From the Psychrobacillus sp. FSL K6-4046 genome, one window contains:
- the fliR gene encoding flagellar biosynthetic protein FliR, which translates to MEEIIPRLTVLLLIIARVSAFMITLPLFSHRTIPATHKIAFAVILSWMMYYTMDVSPFEINGEYILLIIKEVMVGLFVGLLAYIILSAIQIAGGFIDFQMGFAIANVIDPQTGAQSPLIGQFLNIIALLLLLALNGHHLLLDGIFYSYQFIPMETTWLAFGQENYVEFIMKTFAGVFAVAFQMSIPIVATLFLVDIALGITARTVPQLNIFVVGFPIKIGVTFIVLLVMMGVLLAVMQKVFEMMIIAMRDLMIILGGG; encoded by the coding sequence ATGGAAGAGATCATACCTAGACTAACTGTATTACTATTAATTATTGCTAGAGTTTCAGCGTTCATGATTACATTGCCACTGTTTTCACATCGTACTATTCCAGCTACACACAAAATTGCCTTTGCCGTGATTCTCTCTTGGATGATGTATTACACGATGGATGTGAGTCCTTTTGAAATTAACGGAGAATACATATTATTAATCATCAAGGAAGTAATGGTAGGCTTATTTGTAGGGTTACTAGCCTATATCATTCTTTCTGCAATTCAAATTGCTGGCGGATTTATCGACTTCCAAATGGGGTTTGCAATTGCCAATGTAATAGACCCTCAAACTGGAGCGCAAAGTCCGTTGATAGGACAATTTTTAAATATTATTGCACTTTTATTACTGTTAGCTTTAAATGGTCATCATTTGCTCTTAGATGGAATTTTTTATAGCTATCAGTTTATCCCTATGGAAACGACTTGGCTTGCTTTTGGACAAGAAAATTATGTGGAATTCATTATGAAAACATTTGCGGGAGTTTTTGCAGTTGCCTTCCAGATGTCTATTCCTATCGTGGCGACTCTATTTCTAGTGGATATCGCGTTAGGAATAACAGCTCGTACAGTTCCTCAGTTAAATATTTTTGTAGTGGGATTCCCTATAAAAATTGGGGTTACGTTTATCGTGTTATTAGTCATGATGGGAGTCTTACTGGCTGTTATGCAAAAAGTATTCGAGATGATGATCATCGCTATGCGAGATTTAATGATAATTTTAGGTGGTGGCTAA
- a CDS encoding flagellar biosynthetic protein FliO — MMWKLYLNICMACFLLISFPLGTEASVDSNESIKDYLEREKNDSDPSKETDSNTPVEQEKNTPQEASSSGVSITAWDYIKMIFALLFVIALLYGLLRFLNKRNRSFQHNQLIHNLGGVGVGQGKSIQLMQIGNSLYLVGIGENINLLKEITDPQEIEVLTKLYEDKLGTAQTLPYIMELMNKLTKNKTHKAKNNENPSFNETFQKKLEDIKRDRSEVLKDWKTKERKNNE; from the coding sequence ATGATGTGGAAGCTTTACCTAAATATTTGTATGGCATGTTTTCTATTGATATCTTTTCCGTTAGGTACTGAGGCATCTGTAGATTCAAATGAAAGTATTAAGGATTATTTAGAACGAGAAAAGAACGACTCTGATCCATCTAAAGAAACCGATAGTAATACACCAGTTGAACAAGAAAAGAATACTCCACAAGAAGCAAGTTCAAGTGGAGTATCTATTACAGCCTGGGATTACATTAAAATGATTTTTGCCTTGTTATTTGTCATTGCTTTGTTGTATGGGTTATTACGCTTTTTAAATAAACGAAATAGAAGCTTTCAGCATAACCAGCTCATCCATAATCTTGGAGGAGTTGGGGTTGGACAAGGCAAGTCAATTCAGTTAATGCAAATTGGCAACTCTCTCTATTTAGTAGGGATTGGAGAAAATATAAATTTACTGAAAGAAATTACAGATCCTCAAGAAATAGAAGTGTTAACAAAACTATATGAGGATAAGCTTGGAACTGCTCAAACGCTTCCTTATATTATGGAGTTAATGAATAAACTAACAAAAAACAAGACTCATAAGGCAAAAAATAACGAAAATCCTTCATTTAATGAAACGTTTCAAAAAAAGCTAGAAGATATAAAAAGAGACCGTAGTGAAGTATTAAAGGATTGGAAGACAAAGGAGCGCAAAAACAATGAATGA
- the fliP gene encoding flagellar type III secretion system pore protein FliP (The bacterial flagellar biogenesis protein FliP forms a type III secretion system (T3SS)-type pore required for flagellar assembly.) yields the protein MNDFVQFFSDSDPSNVSTSIKLMLLLTVLSLAPSILILMTSFARIMIILSFVRTALATQQMPPNQVLVGLALFLTFFIMAPTLQEVNETALTPLFDEEITLEQAYENASGPFKDFMSEHTRQKDLELFLRYTEAERPESIDDIPLTVMVPAFALSEIKTAFQIGFMIFIPFLVIDMIVASVLMSMGMMMLPPVMISLPFKILLFVLVDGWYLVMKSILQSF from the coding sequence ATGAATGATTTCGTCCAATTCTTCTCGGACAGTGATCCGTCAAATGTCTCCACTTCTATCAAATTAATGCTTTTACTAACGGTTTTATCTTTGGCACCAAGTATTTTAATATTAATGACTTCCTTTGCTAGAATTATGATTATTTTGTCTTTCGTACGTACAGCTTTAGCAACCCAACAAATGCCGCCTAACCAAGTATTAGTTGGTTTAGCCTTATTCTTAACGTTTTTTATCATGGCACCAACACTTCAGGAAGTGAATGAAACTGCCTTGACTCCTCTCTTTGATGAAGAGATTACGTTGGAACAGGCTTATGAAAATGCTAGTGGACCATTTAAGGATTTTATGAGTGAGCATACAAGGCAAAAGGATTTAGAACTATTTTTAAGATATACCGAAGCAGAGCGACCAGAATCAATTGATGATATTCCATTGACAGTAATGGTACCTGCTTTTGCTTTAAGTGAAATTAAAACAGCCTTTCAAATAGGTTTTATGATCTTTATTCCTTTCTTAGTAATCGACATGATTGTGGCTAGTGTCCTGATGTCGATGGGGATGATGATGTTGCCACCGGTAATGATATCCTTACCATTTAAAATTTTATTGTTTGTATTAGTGGACGGATGGTATTTAGTTATGAAGTCCATCCTACAAAGTTTTTAG
- the fliL gene encoding flagellar basal body-associated protein FliL: MKNNNKLVTMMLIILVSLTLVGVVAILLYFQFNKGEEANEPTIDEIVESSVDIQEITTNLAGDKFIRISMKVQTDSTKSAEELTKRDFQVKNILITELSEMTPEDLEGKQGKISLESSLKTKINELMHDGEVQQVYITSYIIQ; the protein is encoded by the coding sequence ATGAAGAATAACAATAAGCTAGTAACTATGATGCTAATTATTTTGGTTTCTCTTACTTTGGTAGGTGTGGTTGCAATTTTACTCTACTTCCAATTTAATAAAGGTGAAGAAGCCAACGAACCTACAATTGATGAGATTGTCGAGTCTTCTGTGGACATTCAAGAAATTACAACTAATTTAGCAGGCGACAAATTTATCCGGATTTCTATGAAAGTTCAAACAGACAGTACAAAGTCGGCAGAGGAACTTACAAAACGAGATTTCCAAGTGAAAAATATTTTGATCACGGAACTTTCGGAAATGACGCCAGAGGATTTAGAAGGTAAGCAAGGTAAGATAAGCTTAGAGTCCTCTTTAAAAACAAAAATAAATGAATTAATGCATGATGGGGAAGTACAGCAGGTGTATATTACTTCCTATATTATTCAGTAA
- the flhA gene encoding flagellar biosynthesis protein FlhA — protein MQVRDISVLAAVISIVAMLVIPLPHWLLSFLIIVNITIALLILMTAMNMQEALQFSVFPTLLLLVTLFRLALNVSTTRAILAEGDAGKVVETFGTFVTGGNMLVGLVVFAILVIIQFIVITKGAERVSEVAARFTLDAMPGKQMSIDADLNAGMISEKEARERREKVSGEADFYGAMDGATKFVKGDAIAGIIIVIINLLFGIIIGVVQFELPFGEAAVLFSTMTVGDGLVSQIPALLISTATGIVVTRAASKGNLGGDITGQLLSQPKLLYVAAASIALLGIVTPIGVILTFPISAILVIGAYMMGKTEKEDPEELEEFQEEAATDNMKSPENVINLLNVDPIEFEFGYGLIPLVDTAQGGDLLDRVVMIRRQLALELGIVIPVVRIRDNIQLQPNEYRIKIKGNEMARGELLLDHYLAMSPGDDDTIEGIDTIEPSFGLPAKWISEAVKEEAEIMGYTVVDPPSVVSTHMTEIIRNHAHELLGRQETKQLIDHIRETSPILVDELTPTPMTIGEIQKVLGNLLREHVSIRNLPIIFETLADYSKMTSDVDILTEYTRQALAKQITSQYAGNSNTLKVLTVSGRVEKMVADSIQQTEHGNYLSIDPTDSQAILESMAREVERASLMEQSPIILCSPAVRMYLRQMTERYFPQIPILSYNELESSIEVQSVGVVNVE, from the coding sequence ATGCAAGTCCGCGATATATCCGTTTTAGCAGCAGTAATTTCTATTGTGGCTATGCTCGTGATACCTCTTCCTCATTGGTTATTGAGTTTTCTAATCATTGTTAATATTACTATTGCTCTTTTAATTTTAATGACGGCAATGAATATGCAAGAGGCATTACAATTTTCTGTCTTCCCAACATTATTATTATTAGTAACCTTATTTAGACTTGCGCTTAATGTTTCCACTACACGCGCGATTTTAGCTGAAGGGGATGCGGGGAAAGTAGTAGAAACGTTTGGAACATTTGTTACAGGCGGGAATATGTTAGTTGGGTTAGTAGTTTTTGCAATTTTAGTTATAATCCAATTTATCGTAATCACTAAGGGAGCGGAACGTGTATCAGAGGTTGCTGCCCGTTTTACCTTGGATGCCATGCCTGGTAAACAAATGAGTATTGACGCTGACTTAAATGCCGGAATGATTTCGGAAAAGGAAGCAAGAGAGAGACGTGAAAAGGTAAGTGGAGAAGCCGACTTTTATGGTGCGATGGATGGTGCAACCAAATTCGTAAAGGGTGATGCGATCGCTGGTATCATTATCGTAATTATTAACTTACTATTTGGTATTATCATTGGTGTAGTTCAGTTTGAACTACCTTTTGGTGAGGCTGCAGTTTTATTCTCCACAATGACTGTTGGAGATGGACTTGTGTCCCAAATTCCGGCTTTACTAATATCGACTGCTACAGGGATTGTTGTTACAAGAGCTGCATCTAAAGGTAATTTAGGTGGAGATATTACAGGTCAGCTATTAAGTCAGCCTAAGCTACTTTATGTAGCAGCTGCCTCAATTGCACTTCTGGGGATTGTGACCCCTATAGGAGTGATTCTTACTTTTCCTATCTCAGCTATTTTAGTTATTGGTGCTTACATGATGGGTAAAACTGAAAAAGAGGATCCGGAAGAACTAGAGGAGTTCCAGGAGGAAGCAGCTACCGATAATATGAAGAGCCCTGAGAATGTTATTAATCTATTAAACGTAGACCCAATAGAATTTGAATTTGGCTACGGCTTAATACCACTTGTTGATACAGCACAAGGTGGAGATTTACTTGATCGTGTAGTAATGATTCGCAGACAGCTGGCGTTAGAGCTCGGTATAGTCATTCCGGTAGTACGGATACGTGATAATATTCAACTTCAGCCAAATGAGTATCGGATTAAAATAAAAGGAAATGAAATGGCTCGAGGGGAATTGCTATTAGATCACTATCTTGCTATGAGCCCTGGAGATGACGATACGATCGAAGGGATTGACACGATTGAACCTTCTTTTGGATTGCCGGCTAAATGGATATCTGAAGCGGTCAAGGAAGAAGCAGAGATTATGGGATATACAGTCGTAGACCCACCTAGCGTTGTTTCTACTCATATGACAGAAATCATCAGAAACCATGCCCATGAGTTACTTGGTAGACAAGAGACGAAACAGCTCATTGATCATATTCGTGAAACATCTCCAATTCTAGTGGACGAATTGACTCCAACTCCGATGACGATAGGAGAGATTCAAAAGGTACTAGGAAACTTACTAAGAGAGCATGTTTCAATCAGAAACTTGCCAATTATTTTCGAAACACTTGCAGATTATTCAAAAATGACATCCGATGTCGATATATTAACTGAATACACTAGACAAGCTTTAGCAAAACAAATAACTTCTCAATATGCTGGGAACAGTAATACGCTCAAAGTTTTAACGGTGTCTGGTAGAGTAGAGAAAATGGTTGCTGATAGTATTCAACAAACTGAGCATGGTAACTACCTTTCAATTGATCCTACTGATTCGCAAGCTATATTGGAATCTATGGCAAGAGAGGTGGAACGAGCTTCTCTGATGGAGCAGTCTCCGATAATATTATGTTCACCAGCAGTAAGAATGTACTTAAGACAAATGACCGAAAGATATTTCCCTCAAATCCCGATTCTTTCATATAACGAGCTAGAATCATCTATTGAGGTACAAAGCGTTGGGGTGGTGAATGTTGAATGA
- a CDS encoding flagellar FlbD family protein, with product MISLTRLNGKEFSLNALYIETIESFPDTTITLTNGHKYVALETREDVYEKIAQFYKEIHILSNPYLRGEQDEE from the coding sequence ATGATTAGTTTAACTCGTTTAAACGGTAAAGAGTTTTCGTTAAATGCATTATACATAGAGACGATTGAATCTTTTCCAGATACTACGATAACGCTAACGAACGGTCATAAATATGTGGCGTTAGAAACACGAGAAGATGTGTATGAAAAAATCGCTCAGTTCTACAAGGAAATACATATTTTATCGAATCCTTATTTAAGAGGTGAACAGGATGAAGAATAA
- a CDS encoding response regulator has product MSKRILIVDDAAFMRMMIKDILSKNGFEVVGEAADGVQAVEKYAELKPDLVTMDITMPEMDGIEALKKIKEKDPSATIIMCSAMGQQAMVIDAIQAGANDFIVKPFQADRVIEAISKAIG; this is encoded by the coding sequence ATGTCGAAAAGAATTTTAATAGTGGACGATGCTGCGTTCATGCGCATGATGATTAAAGATATTTTATCTAAAAATGGTTTTGAAGTAGTAGGTGAAGCGGCAGATGGTGTACAAGCTGTAGAAAAGTACGCTGAATTAAAACCAGATTTAGTGACGATGGATATCACGATGCCCGAAATGGACGGTATCGAAGCTTTAAAAAAAATTAAAGAAAAAGATCCGAGTGCAACAATTATAATGTGTTCTGCCATGGGGCAACAAGCTATGGTTATAGATGCCATTCAAGCAGGAGCAAATGACTTTATCGTAAAACCATTCCAAGCTGACCGAGTAATTGAAGCAATCTCTAAAGCGATAGGGTAA
- the fliQ gene encoding flagellar biosynthesis protein FliQ: MSNEMVISIAERAIWVILLASGPLLLVALITGLAVSIFQATTQIQEQTLAFVPKIIAVLVAIVFFGPWMLSQVTSYAADIFENLVRYIG; the protein is encoded by the coding sequence TTGAGTAATGAAATGGTAATATCAATTGCAGAAAGAGCCATTTGGGTCATTCTTCTTGCATCAGGTCCTCTTTTGTTAGTGGCTTTAATAACAGGTCTTGCAGTGTCTATCTTTCAAGCAACAACACAAATTCAAGAGCAGACTCTTGCATTTGTTCCTAAAATTATTGCAGTTTTAGTGGCTATCGTCTTTTTTGGACCATGGATGCTATCACAAGTGACCTCCTATGCTGCAGATATTTTTGAAAACTTAGTGAGATATATTGGTTAG
- the flhB gene encoding flagellar biosynthesis protein FlhB produces MLMLRLDLQYFAGEKTEKATPKKRQDSRKKGQVLKSQDVTSAIVLLAVFVFMFFFAGFLRNEIFTFFNVTFTKYMLMDSISIPIAIEIYKDMLMEMAMILLPIMLVAVVAAVAANFFQFGLLFTTEPLKFDLKKIDPIKGLKRIFSMRAVIELLKSILKITFIGSVTTMILWMNLEQVLSLSFKTAWDTLSTIGWLTGMMGIVASLVLLFISILDFFYQRFDYEKNLKMSKQDIKDEHKNSEGDPIIKSRIRQRQREMAMRRMMQEIPTADVVITNPTHYAIALKYDDQSMEAPIVVAKGADYVAQKIKMIAKENDVVMVENRPLARGMYDQVEIGQRIPDEFFKAVAEVLAYVYRIKQKI; encoded by the coding sequence ATGTTAATGCTCCGATTGGATTTACAGTACTTCGCAGGAGAAAAGACAGAAAAGGCTACTCCTAAAAAAAGACAGGATTCTCGAAAAAAAGGACAAGTGCTAAAAAGTCAGGATGTTACAAGTGCCATTGTGTTACTAGCAGTATTCGTCTTTATGTTTTTCTTTGCAGGTTTTTTACGAAATGAGATTTTTACTTTCTTCAATGTTACTTTTACAAAGTATATGTTAATGGATTCAATTTCCATCCCCATAGCCATTGAGATTTATAAGGATATGCTAATGGAAATGGCTATGATTTTGCTTCCTATCATGTTAGTAGCGGTAGTTGCTGCTGTTGCTGCAAATTTCTTTCAGTTTGGCTTGCTCTTTACGACGGAGCCTTTGAAATTTGATTTGAAGAAAATAGATCCGATAAAGGGACTTAAGCGAATCTTCTCGATGAGGGCGGTCATTGAACTATTAAAATCCATTCTTAAGATTACATTTATAGGATCTGTTACAACGATGATTTTATGGATGAACCTTGAGCAAGTACTCTCTTTGTCCTTCAAAACTGCTTGGGACACCTTATCAACGATAGGCTGGCTCACAGGGATGATGGGTATTGTCGCTTCCCTTGTCTTGTTGTTTATATCGATCTTAGATTTCTTCTATCAGCGTTTTGATTACGAGAAAAATTTGAAGATGTCTAAGCAGGATATAAAGGACGAACATAAGAACTCAGAAGGAGATCCTATTATTAAATCACGTATTCGACAGAGACAAAGAGAAATGGCCATGCGTCGAATGATGCAGGAAATTCCTACAGCTGATGTTGTCATTACGAATCCTACTCATTATGCTATTGCACTAAAGTACGATGACCAATCAATGGAAGCCCCAATCGTAGTGGCCAAAGGTGCAGATTACGTTGCTCAAAAGATTAAAATGATTGCTAAGGAAAATGACGTGGTAATGGTTGAAAATCGGCCACTGGCTAGAGGGATGTATGACCAGGTTGAAATTGGTCAACGAATTCCCGATGAATTCTTTAAGGCGGTAGCTGAGGTATTAGCTTATGTGTATCGCATTAAACAAAAAATTTAA
- the fliY gene encoding flagellar motor switch phosphatase FliY produces the protein MSDDMLSQEEIEALLRGTVDNVKEEKANKGTSNIEDYLDSFAIDTLGEIGNISFGSSATALSSLLGQKVDITTPHISMINRSRLVEEFPHPYVAVQVKYTAGLIGMNLLVIKQSDAAVIADLMLGGDGIDPSPQLSEIQLSAVQEAMNQMMGSAATSMSTVFNKKVDISPPSIDILNLIEGEGEEAIPNDDLLIKISFRLRVGSLIDSNIMQLIPLEFGLSLVKSLLGEDETELEAAATVYEERVESNHVSVPVPDYYETPPVQQPVAPQHQPRQSNTPPVEVQQAQFASFEATKLTPNESRNLNLLLDIPLQVTVELGRTRRTVKEILELTSGSILELDKLAGEPVDILVNNRHIAKGEVVVIDENFGVRITDILSQAERINNLR, from the coding sequence ATGAGTGATGATATGCTCTCCCAAGAAGAAATTGAAGCCCTCCTACGTGGAACGGTTGACAATGTGAAGGAAGAAAAAGCAAACAAGGGTACATCGAATATTGAAGATTACTTAGACTCTTTTGCTATAGATACTTTAGGAGAAATCGGTAATATTTCCTTTGGAAGCTCTGCTACCGCTCTATCTTCATTATTAGGTCAAAAAGTGGATATAACTACTCCACATATTAGCATGATTAATAGAAGTAGATTAGTGGAGGAGTTTCCACATCCTTATGTGGCGGTACAAGTCAAATATACTGCTGGACTAATAGGTATGAATCTACTAGTTATTAAGCAATCAGACGCTGCTGTAATTGCAGACTTAATGCTAGGTGGAGATGGAATAGATCCAAGTCCTCAGCTAAGTGAAATTCAATTAAGTGCCGTACAAGAAGCTATGAACCAAATGATGGGCTCTGCCGCTACTTCAATGTCCACTGTGTTCAATAAAAAGGTAGATATCTCTCCACCATCCATAGATATTTTAAATCTTATCGAAGGGGAAGGCGAGGAAGCGATCCCTAATGATGATTTACTTATTAAAATATCTTTTAGACTACGAGTAGGAAGCTTAATAGATTCTAATATTATGCAGCTTATACCATTAGAGTTTGGACTGAGCCTAGTTAAATCACTATTGGGTGAGGATGAAACTGAACTAGAGGCTGCGGCAACAGTGTATGAAGAAAGAGTAGAAAGCAATCACGTATCCGTTCCAGTGCCAGACTATTATGAAACACCACCAGTTCAACAGCCAGTTGCACCGCAGCATCAACCAAGACAAAGTAATACACCACCTGTAGAGGTGCAACAAGCTCAATTTGCTAGCTTTGAAGCAACAAAACTAACACCTAATGAGTCGAGAAATTTAAATTTACTTCTTGATATTCCGCTACAAGTAACAGTAGAATTAGGTCGTACTAGAAGGACTGTGAAGGAAATTTTGGAACTTACCAGCGGTTCTATCCTAGAGTTGGATAAATTAGCTGGAGAACCTGTAGACATCCTTGTAAATAATCGTCATATTGCCAAAGGGGAAGTCGTTGTAATTGACGAGAACTTTGGTGTTCGAATTACAGATATACTAAGTCAGGCAGAACGTATAAATAATTTACGATAA
- the fliM gene encoding flagellar motor switch protein FliM, with translation MAGDILSQSEIDALLSALSTGEMTADEMKSEQESKKIRTYDFKRALRFSKDQIRSLTRIHENFARLLTTFFSAQLRSYVQISVVSVDQIPFEEFIRSVPHMTLINVFEVPPLEGNILMEINPNIAYSMLDLLMGGKGQTHTKVDNLTEIETKIMTNLFEKSFDNLREAWSNIADIDPILTELEINPQFLQMISPNETVVVISFNTVIGETSGMINICIPHVVLEPIVPNLSVRYWMQTNKKEVSPEQLAVLKKRVKSAEIPVVTELGSTEITMEDLLYLQLGDVIQLNAKVEDALTIKVGDIPKFKAQPGKLKKKMAVQIIETLKGGEDDDE, from the coding sequence TTGGCAGGAGATATATTATCTCAATCAGAAATAGATGCATTGTTAAGTGCCCTTTCGACAGGTGAAATGACAGCGGACGAAATGAAGAGCGAACAGGAATCAAAGAAAATTCGTACTTATGATTTTAAGAGAGCTCTGCGTTTCTCGAAAGACCAAATACGAAGTTTGACACGTATACACGAAAATTTCGCACGTCTTTTAACCACATTTTTTTCTGCCCAGTTAAGATCATATGTTCAAATATCTGTAGTGTCCGTAGACCAAATTCCTTTTGAAGAGTTTATACGCTCGGTACCTCATATGACACTCATTAATGTGTTTGAGGTTCCGCCTCTAGAAGGTAATATTCTAATGGAGATAAACCCCAATATCGCATATTCCATGCTGGATTTATTAATGGGAGGGAAGGGTCAGACGCATACAAAGGTAGATAATTTAACTGAAATAGAAACAAAGATAATGACTAATCTCTTTGAAAAATCCTTTGATAATTTAAGAGAAGCATGGAGTAATATAGCGGATATCGATCCAATCTTAACGGAATTAGAGATAAATCCGCAATTTTTACAAATGATTTCTCCAAATGAGACTGTAGTTGTCATATCTTTTAATACGGTTATTGGAGAAACAAGTGGAATGATTAATATTTGTATTCCTCATGTAGTATTAGAACCAATCGTACCGAACCTATCTGTGCGTTACTGGATGCAAACAAATAAAAAAGAAGTGTCACCGGAACAATTAGCAGTCCTTAAAAAACGTGTTAAATCAGCAGAAATACCAGTTGTGACTGAATTAGGTTCTACTGAAATCACGATGGAAGATCTTTTATATCTTCAGTTGGGCGATGTGATTCAGTTAAATGCAAAAGTTGAAGATGCTCTTACGATCAAAGTAGGAGATATACCTAAGTTTAAAGCCCAGCCTGGTAAGCTTAAAAAGAAAATGGCAGTACAAATAATTGAAACTTTGAAAGGAGGAGAGGATGATGATGAGTGA
- a CDS encoding flagellar biosynthesis protein FlhF, with protein MKMKKYIAATMPEAMKAIRKELGDEAVILSSKVVYSKGFLGMFKKKSIEVLAGMDSIELPNKTPNLPTVQIDSDSNQTSEIKKELEDIKNMVKSIQRPQLEQQYSEELHTLIHHLKQQELAEELITRVSDELFVHGKTTIEEQLDFTKNYLNNLLSDLSFGGISYERKFINVLGPTGVGKTTTIAKMAARAVLEKKKKVGFITTDTYRIAAIEQLKTYAGLLQAPIEIVYSQKDFQQAVHQFEKLDLVFIDTAGRNYKEVKFVEDLQKLIDFKDNTETFLVLSSTSKERDMEVIIEQFTEFPIEKLIFTKIDETNSIGSMINLMVKYNKGLAYYTDGQEVPEDIVEASQDGIVELLLKGIHNERSS; from the coding sequence ATGAAAATGAAAAAATATATCGCAGCCACTATGCCTGAAGCAATGAAGGCTATTCGTAAGGAATTAGGAGACGAAGCAGTAATTCTAAGTTCTAAGGTTGTATACTCAAAGGGTTTTCTAGGAATGTTTAAAAAGAAATCTATTGAGGTTTTAGCTGGAATGGATAGTATAGAGCTTCCAAATAAAACACCAAATTTACCGACTGTTCAGATTGATTCAGATTCTAATCAAACTTCAGAGATAAAAAAAGAATTAGAAGATATAAAGAATATGGTTAAATCGATTCAACGTCCACAGTTGGAACAACAATATTCGGAAGAACTTCATACACTTATTCACCACCTTAAGCAACAGGAACTAGCAGAGGAGCTTATCACGCGAGTAAGTGATGAGCTTTTTGTGCATGGTAAAACAACGATTGAAGAACAATTAGATTTCACAAAAAACTATTTAAATAATCTCCTGAGTGATCTTTCATTTGGAGGAATCTCCTACGAAAGAAAATTTATTAATGTGCTAGGACCCACGGGTGTTGGTAAAACAACGACGATAGCAAAAATGGCCGCTCGTGCAGTTCTTGAAAAGAAGAAAAAAGTAGGGTTTATCACAACCGATACTTACCGCATTGCTGCAATAGAACAATTAAAAACATATGCGGGTCTTCTACAGGCACCTATTGAAATTGTCTACAGTCAAAAAGACTTCCAACAAGCTGTTCATCAATTTGAGAAATTGGACCTGGTCTTTATCGATACGGCAGGTAGAAACTATAAAGAAGTTAAATTTGTAGAGGACTTACAAAAGTTAATCGATTTTAAGGACAACACGGAAACTTTTCTTGTACTCTCTTCTACCTCTAAAGAAAGAGATATGGAAGTAATAATAGAGCAATTTACAGAGTTTCCAATTGAAAAACTGATATTTACTAAAATCGATGAAACAAATTCTATTGGCTCGATGATTAATTTAATGGTTAAATATAACAAGGGACTTGCTTACTATACAGATGGGCAAGAAGTACCGGAAGATATTGTAGAGGCTAGTCAAGATGGAATAGTCGAGTTGCTATTAAAGGGGATTCATAATGAGAGATCAAGCTGA